Proteins encoded by one window of Haematobia irritans isolate KBUSLIRL chromosome 2, ASM5000362v1, whole genome shotgun sequence:
- the Rack1 gene encoding receptor of activated protein kinase C 1 — MSETLQLRGTLLGHNGWVTQIATNPKDPDTIISASRDKTLIVWKLTRDEDTNYGFPQKRLYGHSHFISDVVLSSDGNYALSGSWDKTLRLWDLAAGKTTRRFEDHTKDVLSVAFSADNRQIVSGSRDKTIKLWNTLAECKFTIQEDGHSDWVSCVRFSPNHSNPIIVSCGWDRTVKVWNLANCKLKNNHHGHNGYLNTVTVSPDGSLCTSGGKDSKALLWDLNDGKNLYTLEHNDIINALCFSPNRYWLCVAYGPSIKIWDLACKKTVEELRPDIVSNGSKADQPQCLSLAWSTDGQTLFAGYSDNTIRVWQVSVSAH; from the exons ATGTCTGAGACTTTGCAATTGCGTGGTACCCTTTTGGGACACAATGGCTGGGTAACACAAATCGCCACCAACCCTAAGGATCCCGATACCATCATCTCCGCTTCCCGTG ACAAGACCTTGATTGTCTGGAAATTGACCCGTGATGAAGATACCAACTACGGTTTCCCCCAAAAGCGTTTGTACGGTCACTCTCATTTCATCAGTGACGTTGTTTTGTCCTCCGATGGCAACTACGCTTTGTCTGGTTCCTGGGATAAGACATTGCGCTTGTGGGATTTGGCTGCTGGTAAAACTACCCGCCGTTTCGAAGATCACACCAAG GATGTTTTGTCTGTAGCCTTCTCCGCTGACAACCGTCAAATTGTTTCTGGCTCTCGTGACAAGACCATCAAGTTGTGGAACACTTTGGCTGAATGCAAATTCACCATCCAAGAAGATGGTCACTCCGATTGGGTATCTTGCGTACGTTTCTCCCCCAACCACTCCAACCCCATCATCGTGTCTTGCGGTTGGGATCGCACCGTTAAGGTCTGGAACTTGGCTAACTGCAAGTTGAAGAACAATCATCACGGCCACAATGGCTACTTGAACACCGTCACCGTTTCCCCTGACGGTTCCCTCTGCACCTCCGGTGGCAAGGACTCTAAGGCTCTCTTGTGGGATTTGAATGACGGCAAGAACTTGTACACTTTGGAACACAACGATATCATCAATGCTTTGTGCTTCTCTCCCAACCGTTACTGGTTGTGCGTTGCTTATGGTCCTTCCATCAAGATCtgggatttggcttgcaagaaAACTGTTGAAGAACTCCGCCCCGATATCGTTTCCAATGGATCCAAGGCCGATCAACCTCAATGCTTGTCCTTGGCCTGGTCCACTGATGGCCAAACCTTGTTCGCTGGCTACTCCGACAACACCATTCGCGTATGGCAAGTCTCTGTTTCTGCTCATTAA